In Dryobates pubescens isolate bDryPub1 chromosome 6, bDryPub1.pri, whole genome shotgun sequence, a genomic segment contains:
- the GTF2H5 gene encoding general transcription factor IIH subunit 5 translates to MVNVLKGVLIECDPAMKQFLLYLDESNALGKKFIIQDLDETHVFVLAELVNFLQERVGELMDQNSFPITQK, encoded by the exons ATGGTGAATGTTCTGAAAGGTGTCTTGATTGAATG TGACCCAGCAATGAAGCAGTTTCTGCTCTACTTGGATGAGTCAAATGCATTGGGAAAGAAGTTCATCATACAAGATCTGGATGAAACTCACGTGTTTGTATTAGCTGAGTTGGTTAACTTCCTTCAGGAGAGAGTGGGCGAGTTAATGGACCAGAACTCTTTTCCTATTACTCAGAAGTAG